In Methanomicrobium antiquum, one DNA window encodes the following:
- a CDS encoding PspC domain-containing protein, with product MDKFYRSKDDCVIAGVCGGLGKKLDIDPNILRILWVLFCLFYGTGLIIYILAWIFLPEEEESTIINAEYKMKDN from the coding sequence ATGGATAAATTCTATAGATCAAAAGATGATTGCGTAATTGCAGGCGTATGCGGAGGTCTGGGTAAAAAACTTGATATTGACCCAAATATATTAAGAATTCTCTGGGTGCTTTTTTGTCTTTTTTATGGCACAGGATTGATAATATATATTCTTGCATGGATTTTTTTGCCTGAGGAAGAGGAAAGCACGATAATAAACGCCGAATACAAAATGAAAGATAATTGA
- the purB gene encoding adenylosuccinate lyase, giving the protein MAIHPIDYRYGTTEMRSIWDENNRFFSIVKTEIALAKAEGENGLIPKDAAEEIAQKGMNASKKRADEIEALINHDMMAVVKAITEATGDSGRWIHYGATSNDILDTATGLQIRDSLFLIEEKLKKLLGLLLKKAEETQKLVCAGRTHGQIGVPTTYGLRFSIWAAETARHIERLQQMLPRVAVGQMTGAVGTQASLGNKGHEVMISMMNHLELSPVEVSNQLIQRDRYAEYFMFLANMATTLDKIGIEIRMMQRSEIGEMEEAFGKNQVGSSTMPHKRNPIKSEQVCGLARVVRSFVEPALLNNTLWDERDLTNSSCERVIFPEASILADHILNVMIKVIEGLTLKPENIKRNLEILQGVNMAESVMIELTKKGMDRQEAHEIVRVASMQALETKNPVSEILSENKNVSVYLSKEEIESLLNADNYIGTAEWQVENIIKNLRPMVN; this is encoded by the coding sequence ATGGCAATCCACCCCATTGACTACCGGTATGGAACGACTGAGATGCGAAGCATCTGGGACGAAAATAACAGATTTTTTTCTATTGTTAAGACTGAAATAGCCCTGGCAAAGGCTGAAGGTGAAAACGGCCTCATTCCAAAAGATGCTGCAGAAGAAATTGCACAAAAGGGAATGAATGCCTCCAAAAAAAGGGCTGATGAAATTGAAGCTTTGATTAACCATGATATGATGGCGGTTGTAAAGGCAATAACCGAAGCTACCGGGGATTCCGGGCGCTGGATTCACTATGGTGCAACATCAAATGATATCCTCGATACTGCAACAGGGCTTCAGATAAGAGACAGCCTTTTTTTAATTGAGGAAAAGTTAAAAAAACTGCTCGGACTTTTACTAAAAAAAGCAGAAGAGACTCAAAAACTTGTCTGCGCAGGAAGAACACACGGGCAGATAGGTGTTCCTACAACATATGGTCTTAGATTTTCTATATGGGCCGCAGAGACTGCAAGACACATTGAAAGACTTCAGCAGATGCTTCCCCGTGTTGCTGTAGGCCAGATGACAGGCGCTGTTGGCACACAGGCATCTCTTGGCAACAAAGGTCATGAAGTTATGATCTCAATGATGAATCACCTTGAATTATCTCCTGTTGAGGTTTCAAATCAGTTGATACAACGTGACCGTTATGCGGAATATTTTATGTTCCTTGCAAATATGGCAACAACGCTTGATAAAATAGGCATTGAAATCCGGATGATGCAGAGATCAGAAATTGGCGAGATGGAAGAAGCTTTTGGTAAAAACCAGGTAGGATCATCTACAATGCCGCATAAGAGAAATCCGATAAAATCCGAACAGGTATGTGGTCTGGCAAGAGTTGTCCGCTCATTTGTAGAACCTGCACTTTTAAACAATACTCTCTGGGATGAGCGTGATCTTACAAACTCTTCATGTGAAAGAGTAATATTCCCGGAAGCATCAATTCTTGCAGATCACATCTTAAATGTGATGATCAAGGTGATTGAAGGTCTTACATTAAAGCCTGAAAATATAAAAAGAAATCTTGAGATTCTCCAGGGTGTTAATATGGCAGAATCAGTCATGATTGAATTAACAAAAAAGGGAATGGACAGGCAGGAGGCTCACGAAATCGTAAGAGTTGCAAGCATGCAGGCTCTTGAAACAAAAAACCCGGTATCAGAGATACTTTCAGAAAATAAGAATGTATCAGTTTATCTTTCAAAAGAAGAGATTGAATCTTTGCTTAATGCTGACAATTATATAGGAACTGCCGAATGGCAGGTTGAAAATATAATCAAAAATCTGCGTCCAATGGTAAATTAA